A stretch of Monomorium pharaonis isolate MP-MQ-018 chromosome 7, ASM1337386v2, whole genome shotgun sequence DNA encodes these proteins:
- the LOC105828405 gene encoding two pore potassium channel protein sup-9, with translation MKRQNVRTLSLVVCTFTYLLVGAAVFDALESDTERKRWEFLSEIRNNFIKKYNITPEDYKMVEIVIMENKPHKAGPQWKFAGAFYFATLVLAMIGYGHSTPVTKSGKAFCMIYAMVGIPLGLVMFQSIGERLNKFASVVIRRAKTYLRCQRTEATEMNLMLATGLLSSIIITTGAAVFSRYEGWSYFDSFYYCFVTLTTIGFGDYVALQNDKALSNKPGYVILSLVFILFGLAIVAASINLLVLRFMTTDSGEAHRDDTELQSASHHVLTLDGEVVAVNGKLLAGHVPIMHDTDDCVSVCSCTCLGLANSELLDPSGYQGYRPPPTSASFRVKRASV, from the exons ATGAAGAGACAAAATGTCAGAACTCTGTCGTTGGTAGTATGCACATTTACATATCTACTTGTTGGCGCCGCGGTATTTGATGCCCTTGAATCGGACACTGAGAGAAAACGCTGGGAATTTCTCTCGG AGAtacgcaataattttataaaaaagtacaatattACGCCAGAGGACTACAAAATGGTCGAAATTGTTATAATGGAGAACAAACCACATAAAGCGGGGCCGCAGTGGAAATTCGCGGGTGCCTTCTATTTTGCCACTTTAGTATTAGCCATGATTG gTTACGGGCATTCCACTCCTGTGACCAAATCTGGGAAGGCGTTTTGTATGATATACGCAATGGTGGGAATTCCTTTAGGATTGGTAATGTTCCAAAGCATAGGCGAGCgattgaataaatttgcatCAGTCGTGATTAGACGAGCAAAGACATATCTCAGGTGTCAAAGAACCGAGGCTACAGAGATGAATCTCATGTTAGCGACCGGTTTACTTTCaagtataattattacgaCAGGTGCTGCTGTGTTTTCCAGATACGAGGGCTGGAGTTACTttgatagtttttattattgttttgtaaCGCTCACGACTATAGGTTTTGGTGATTATGTCGCTCTCCAG AATGATAAAGCTCTTTCCAATAAACCTGGATATGTGATTTTGAGTTTAGTCTTCATCCTGTTTGGTTTGGCTATAGTCGCTGCCAGTATTAATTTACTCGTATTGCGCTTCATGACAac GGATTCCGGTGAGGCGCATCGGGATGACACCGAGCTGCAATCTGCTTCGCATCATGTTTTGACATTAGATGGCGAGGTTGTAGCGGTAAATGGAAAGCTTCTGGCTGGCCATGTGCCTATTATGCATGACACGGACGATTGTGTGAGCGTATGCTCCTGCACTTGTTTAGGTCTAGCTAATTCTGAGCTGCTAGATCCTTCCGGGTATCAGGGTTACCGACCACCCCCGACTTCAGCCAGTTTCCGGGTGAAACGCGCGTCCGTCTGA